TGAGTGCACTAAGTTGTTTTAAAGCCTACGATATTCGTGGTCGATTAGGTGATGAATTAAATGAAGATATTGCTTACAGAATAGGCCGGGCATACGGCGAGTTTGAAAAGCCTAAGAGAGTAGTCGTTGGTGGCGATGTCAGATTGACCAGTGAAAGTCTAAAATTAGCACTGTCGCGTGGTTTACAAGATGCCGGTGTTGATGTATTAGATATTGGTTTATCTGGTACGGAAGAGATATATTTTTCAACTTTCCATTTAGATGTTGATGGTGGAATAGAAGTAACTGCCAGTCATAATCCAATCGATTATAATGGTATGAAGTTAGTTCGAAAGAACGCTTGCCCTATTAGTGGTGATACTGGTTTACGAAATATCCAGCATTTAGCAGAAATTAATAAATTTCCACCAGTAGAACCATCAATGAAGGGTAGTTATGATAAAATATCGATTATTGATGACTATATTGACCATTTGATGGGATATGTAAATCCGTCTTTATTTAAGCCCTTGAGGTTAGTTGTTAATAGTGGAAATGGCGCTGCAGGGCATGTAATTGATGCGTTAGAGAAACGCTTTACTGCTTTAGATATTCCTATTACCTTGATTAAAATCCATAACGAGCCAGATGGCACTTTCCCTCATGGTATTCCCAATCCATTATTACCTGAATGTCGGCAAGATACAACGGATGCGGTGTTAGCCAATGGTGCTGATATGGGGATCGCTTTTGATGGTGATTTTGATCGCTGCTTCTTTTTTAACCATAACGGGGATTTTATTGAAGGGTATTATATTGTAGGTCTTTTGGCTGAGTTCTTTCTTCAAAAAGATGGTTTTAGTAAGATAATTCATGACCCACGTTTTAACTTGGAATACAATAGATATTGTCAATTCTTCCGGAGGAAAAGCGATAATGTCTAAAACTGGCCATGCTTTTATTAAAGAGCGCATGCGGAAAGAAGATGCAATTTATGGTGGTGAAATGAGTGCTCATCACTATTTTCGTGATTTTGCTTATTGTGACTCAGGAATGATTCCATGGTTACTTATTTCAGAGATTATATCTGTCAAAGGAAAGAGTTTAGAACAATTAGTAAAAGAACGTATGAAGGCCTATCCTGCGTCAGGAGAGATAAATTCCCTACTAATTGATCCAATATCTGCGATTGCAAGAGTTCGTGCTGCATATGAAGCCAAGGCTATTAAGATTGATGAGATCGATGGCATTAGTATGGAGTTTGCAGAGTGGCGCTTCAATTTACGTAGTTCAAACACGGAATCTGTTGTTAGATTAAATGTTGAATCAAGGTGTGATACTAAACTAATGAACGAAGAAACTTCAAATATTTTACGCATATTAAGAGAGTGATTATGATTTCTATTTGACTTGTTGAATAATATTTTTGTATCAATGATAAAATAGGATATTTATGTCTATATTAATTACTGGTGGTGCTGGATATATAGGTTCTCATACAGTGCTTACATTGTTGGAACAAGGAAGGAATGTTGTTGTTCTTGATAATCTAATTAATTCATCAGCAGAGTCCTTAGCCAGAGTCTCAAAGATTTGTGGACGAAAACCTAATTTTTATCATGGCGATATACTTGATAGATCATGTCTTAAGCTTATTTTTTCAAGTCATAAAATTGATTCGGTTATCCATTTTGCAGGTTTGAAATCAGTAGGTGAGTCAGTTGAAAAACCTATTGAGTATTATCAAAACAATGTAGTTGGTTCTATTACTTTACTTGAGGAAATGTGTTTAGCTAATGTCAAAAAATTAATATTCAGCTCTTCAGCAACAGTATATGGTGAGCCTGAATTCGTTCCGTTGACTGAAAAAGCTAGAATTGGCGGGACGACTAACCCATATGGCACTTCAAAAGTGATGGTAGAGCAAATATTAAAAGATTTCTCTTTAGCTCATCCCGACTATTCAATAACAGCGTTGCGTTATTTTAATCCAGTAGGCGCTCATCCTTCTGGTTTAATTGGTGAGGATCCTAACGGAAAACCCAATAATTTATTACCATTCATAACCCAGGTTGCCATTGGCAAATTATCTAAACTATTAGTGTATGGTAATGACTACGATACACCAGATGGGTCTGGTATTAGAGATTATATTCATGTTATGGATCTCGCTGAAGGGCACCTTAGTACTTTAATTAACTTGACCTCAGGATTTCGTATATACAATTTAGGAACCGGAGTTGGCTATTCTGTTTTGCATATGATTAAGGAATTTGAGCGTATTACGGGTAAGAATATTCCATTTGACATTGTTAGCCGTAGGCCTGGTGATATAGCTGAGTGTTGGGCAAGCCCTGAACTAGCACATCTAGAGTTAGGTTGGTATGCAAAAAGAACTTTAGTTGATATGCTTCAGGACGCTTGGAAATGGCAAAAAATGAATCCTAATGGTTATAACTGTTAGTTATTATTTACAATGTTTTTCTTAATTTAATTGGTATGGGTAAAATTGATGAGTGATAGATCACAGGGTAATGATAAAAAACCATCCCCGTTTGGAAAGTATATATTGCCTTCAAATAAAGAAGAAGTAGACCTTATAGAGATAATTTCAATAATATTTAGATCATCCAAGTTGATCTTTATTGTACTCGCTATATTTACTCTTGTGGGTGGAGGGGTTGTGTTTTTTTCTCCAAAAGAATGGACTAGTTATGCAATAGTATCAGTTACTTCTGATGGTAAGATGCAACCACTTGAATCTATTGAGTCATCATTATCAGTGCTTAATATTGATTTGAATATTACCGCAGATGATCTGCTCATGGATTTCAGGAAATACTACTCTTCTAAAGATATGTTGAGTAAATATATGTCCAAAGAGAAGGTTAACGCTAATAATTTTGCTGGGGTTAAAGGCAAGAATATAAATTCAGATAGTGATGTTAAAGGTAATTACATTCTTACTTATAGTTCTAATTTAGAATATGGGTTAAAAGATGTTTTCACAGGTTATGTTAATTATATTAACCGGAAAGTTAATGATAATCTTAATGACCAAATTAAATTCACCATAGATACAGCTAAAAAGATGGCCACTGAAGAATATAATTTAGCTTTACAACAGGTTGAGAATGAACATAAAATCAGAATCCAGAGATTAGAATACGCAGCTTCGATAGCTAAAGCGGCTGGTTTGCAGAAGCCAGCTATTGGTGCATTTGATATTTCTGCTAGTAGTAATAATTATCCAATATCCATGGGGTATGATTTATTAAATAGGCAGCTAGAAATTGAGAGGTCTATAACTGATCTCACAAGTGTTAATGCTGATTTATTGAATAAAAAACTCTACCTGAATAAAATAACCGCATTACAACCTGTTGTTATAGATGTCCCAACATTTAATTACTTGCAGGAGCCATCGGATCCACTACAGCATAGTGTCCCATCTGAACCAATACTTCAAAATAGTAGAAAAGGTTTATTGACGATTATTTCATTTAGTTTTATTGGTTTAATTGGTTCTATTACATTTGTATTGATGCGTTTTTTTGTTCGTGAGCGTCATAATTCCAGATTAGAACCACCAAAAAAATAAATTTATTATGCTCAGATAAAGAACTGTCGTGTTATAAAATACTAATTTTTTCATACGTATGCTTAATCTATCAGCGTATATTATGCTTACTGTAACAGACTATTTTGGTATTACTACTTATGTATGCCAGAGATTTTATCTCTGGTCTCCTTTTTTTATCTTCCCATTTCAATTTTTTACTCAAAACAATGAAATTTCCTGGTAAACGCAAATCTAAGCACTATTTTCCTGTTAATGCTCGTGACCCTTTATTGCAACCGGCTCAGACAGAAAATGAAGTGAGCACCTCTTATATCGTTGGTATTGATCAGACGCTAGTTGATATTGAAGCAAAAGTCGATGAGGGCTTTATTGCGCGTTATGGTCTGAGCCAAGGGCACTCTTTGGTTATCGAGGACGAAGTTGCTGAACGCCTTTATCAGGAGCTAACCGCTAATGGCTTAATAACGCATGAGTTTGCGGGGGGAACCATTGGTAATACGTTGCACAATTATTCTGTTTTGGCTGATGACCGCTCTATTTTATTAGGTACGATGTGTAGCAATATCAAAATTGGTAGTTATGCCTATCGTTATTTGTGTAATACCTCTAGTCGCACTGATTTGAACTATTTACAGGCAGTTGATGGTGCGATTGGTCGCTGTTTCACTCTCATTACGGATAATGGCGAGCGCACATTTGCGATCAGTCCCGGTCAAATGAATCAGCTACGACCGGAAAGTATCCCTGAAGATATTATCGCAGGGGCATCGGCATTGGTTCTTACCGCTTATTTGGTGCGTTGTAAAGCGGGCGAGCCAATGCCAGCGGCTACAATGCAGGCCATCAGTTATGCAAAGAAATATAACGTTCCTGTCGTGATGACACTAGGGACAAAATACGTTATTGCAGATAATCCGCAGTGGTGGCGTGATTTTCTTAAAGAAAACGTCTCTATAGTGGCGATGAATGAAGATGAAGCTTATGAACTGACGGGGCTTAATGATCCGCTGATGGCCTCAGATATGGCTTTGAACTGGGTTGATTTAGTGCTTTGCACCGCTGGCCCTAATGGCCTTTATATGGCGGGCTATACGGAAGAGGCTAATAAACGCCAAACTCAGCACCCATTATTACCCGGTGCGATTGCTGAATTTAACTTGTATGAATTCAGCCGCGCGATGCGTAAAGAGCATTGTGATAACCCATTACGGATTTATTCGCATATTGCCCCTTATATGGGCGGCCCTGAGAAAATAATGAATACTAATGGGGCAGGGGATGGTGCTTTATCTGCGGTGCTGCATGACATTGCTGCCAATGGTTTTCATCGTAATAATGTTCCGAACTCGAGCAAACATGTTCGTAGTTACCTGAGTTACTCTTCATTGGCGCAAGTGTGTAAATATGCCAATCGGGTTAGTTATCAAGTGCTGAATCAGCATTCACCGCGTTTGACGCGTGGTTTGCCTGAGCGGGAAGACAGTTTGGAAGAGTCGTACTGGGAAAGATAATTGTCGTCAAATAGTGAACAGGGCCAGCATATGCTGGCCCTATTGGTTTATAACTTGCTAACACTGAGATGTTTTTAAATTGGGCAAAGCGGGCGTTTGTCTTCTTCGGTCAGCGTTTCTATCTTCAACATATTAAGCATACTGTTGGCAATTTCACGTTCGCCCATCACAACCTGGTTCGCGCCACGATCCGAGATATAAACCACTTCGTCGTCATAATGCGCGCGAGCAATTATCTCAAGGTCTGGCCGTTTAATTCTGGCGGAGGCGACAATTTCCCCAGCTTCGTAGCCATTCGGTATGGTCAGTAATAACCAGCGGGCACAATCCAAACGAGCCAGCGACATAATATCTGCACTTGCAGCATTGCCTAATACCGCATTAATGCCTTGTTCACGTAGCGCCTCAACTCTTGGTCGAGAGTTCTCAATGACCACTAATGGAATACCTTCCGCGTGCAGTTTTGCACCTAATAAACTCCCCACCCGACCATAACCGACTAACAGTGCATGATTGCACAAATCTACCGGGATCTGCTTTTCCTCTTCGACTGCCTCTTCCAGAATCAGATCTTCCATCGTCTCGTTTTTAGCCAAATAGCGATCTAATAATGTAAACAGTAGCGGGTTGAGCATAATTGATAAAATTGCGCCCGCCAGCACCAGATTACGGCCATGCTCAGACATTAAACCGAGAGAAATTCCAAGCCCGGCGAGAATAAAGGCAAATTCACCGATTTGCGCCAGGCTGACAGAAATGGTGAGTGCTGTACGTTTTGAGTGACCAAACATCCGCACTAATATAAACGCTGCTGCTGATTTGCCGAAGATAATGATAGCTAGTGAAGCCAGTACAGCTAATGGTTCACGTAGCAAAATCATTGGGTCGAACAACATCCCAACTGAAACGAAGAACAGTACGGCAAATGCATCACGTAGCGGTAAGGTATCTTGCGCCGCACGGTGGCTGAGCTCTGATTCATTCAATACCATTCCTGCGAAGAATGCACCGAGAGCAAAGGATACGTCGAACAGCCCTACAGCGCCGTAAGCAATACCAAGCGCTAATACCAGCACTGCCAAGGTAAATAGCTCACGGGAACCGGTACTGGCGGTTTTAGCCAGTATCCAGGGGACCAAACGACGACCGACAACAATCATCAGCGTAATGAAGGCAATGACTTTACCGATGGTTATTGCTAGTTCAGTGAATAACTGGCTGAGACTGGTGGTTTCGTTACCCATCACGCCGGCAAAGGCTGGTAATAGCACCAATGTGAGTACCATCGCCAAATCTTCGACAATCAGCCAGCCGATAGCAATTTGCCCCCGCTGGCTATCTATGAGTTGCCGTTCTTCTAGAGCTCGTAGTAATACCACGGTACTTGCTGTTGATAGACAAAGACCGAAGACAAAACCTGTCATCAAATCCCAGCCTAATAAATGAGACAGTCCCATTCCGAGTAAGGTGGCAACGGCAATTTGTGCCACAGCACCGGGTATGGCGATGGCTTTTACTGCGAGGAGGTCTTTAAGTGAGAAGTGAAGTCCGACACCAAACATCAACAAGATAACACCAATTTCAGCCAGTTCTGGTGCTAATGAGGTATCAGCAACGAAACCTGGCGTAAATGGCCCGGCCAGCACCCCTGCGGCAAGGTACCCCACCAGTGGTGAGATGCGCAGGCGGTGAGCCAAGGAGCCCAAGAGGAAGGCGAGAACAAGGCCTCCGACGATCGTGGTAATTAAGGGTGTTGAGTGGTGCATCCAGACTCCTTCTAGTTTGGCAGGGCGGCAAGCATTTCACAGCAATAACATCAGTTTATTGCATTTATGCGATCAATGCGCGATAAAAATTCATTTTTTATCGATAAAAGTCAGCTTTGGCACGGAAATTGTTTGAAGTGGTTGTTTGTGAGGGATTTGCTATTTCTATCTCTATTACGCAGGGAAATCGCCCAACTGAAACACATATCTCAGTCGGGATTATAGGGTTATTACTATTACTTATCTTCTATATTGGGCAGGAAGACCGTAATTATCCCCAGTAATGGTAAGAAGGCGCATATTTGATAAACCAGTTCAATACTGGTTAAATCAGCAACATACCCTAGTACAGCCGCACCTAACCCCCCCATACCGAAAGCAAAACCGAAGAATAGACCGGATACCATGCCCACTTTACCCGGAATAAGCTCTTGCGCATACACCAGTATTGCCGAGAAGGCAGAGGCAAGGATAAGGCCAATGATCACGGTTAAAACCCCGGTCCAATACAGAGAAACGTAGGGTAAAATAAGGGTAAATGGCGCAACGCCCAATATTGACCCCCAAATAACATACTTTCGACCTATCCTATCGCCAAGAGGGCCGCCAATGATGGTGCCAGCGGCCACTGCGAATAAGAAGACAAATAAATGTATTTGGGCATTTTGTACCGAAACACCAAACTTATGCATCAAATAAAAGGTGTAATAGCTACTAATACTGGTCAAGTAGAAGTATTTAGAGAATATCAGCACCATTAAGATAGCTAGGGCGCTAATAACCGTCTTTTTAGGCAGTATTTTGGCCGATGAGACTTTTACTACTTTGCCATAGGTTGCTCTTTGTTGTTGCTGATACCATTTACTGACCTGCAACAGCACCACAATAGCCAGCAGTGCCGCGAGTGAAAACCAACCTACATTGCCTTTACCGTAAGGTGCGATAAGGATCGCGGCTAATAGTGGGCCAAGGGCGCTGCCGAAGTTGCCTCCCACCTGAAAAATAGACTGAGCCATACCGTGGCGGCCACCGGATGCCATGCGGGCTACGCGGGAGGATTCTGGGTGGAAGACCGAAGAACCGGTTCCGACTAGTGCCGCTGCCAGTAAAACCACCGGGAAAGTCGTGGCAACCGCAAGCAGCAAGATACCTGATAAGGTGAAACCCATGCCAATCGGCAGTGAATAGGGCTGCGGATGCTTATCGGTATAAAGACCAATAAGTGGCTGTAATAATGAGGCGGTAAGCTGATAAGTGAGGGTGATTAATCCAATCTGCGCAAAACTCAGCGAAAACTCGGCTTGTAATAGCGGATAAATCGCCAGAATCAGCGACTGGATCATATCGTTAAGTAAGTGAGATACGCTAATAGCACCTAATATAGAGAAAGAGGTGCGTTTTACCTTGGTATTATCGAAGGGCTGGGTATTGACGGAGGGAGGGAGCTCCGTCTCAGAACGATCGGTCATAGTGAGTATTCGCCTAATAATTATCACTGTTAATAATATATTGGTAATGAATACATATTATGCAGATTGAATGATTTTTACTACAGCAGATACAATTTGATATATATTCAAATATTCTGAAATTCACCCATAGATCATCAGACTACAATACGAACTCTGTCACAGTATCATCTTGATTTATCATGATATTGGTATGTGTCACCCCATTTTCACTCATTAAACTGGCGCTGAACGGGCTGGTTTTAACGACAATATGGAGATTTGCGATGCGTTTTTCATTATCGACCACAGCAGCTGCTTTAGCTGTGTCGCTGGCGTTTGCTCCGGGATGGGCTGCCGCCTGGGAAAAAGATAAAACTTACGATATCACCATACTGCATACCAATGACCATCATGGCCACTTCTGGCAAAATGACCACGGCGAATATGGCCTGGCGGCACAGAAAACCTTAGTTGATGACATTCGTAAGCAAGTTGCCGCAGCAGGGGGAAGCTTGTTGTTGCTCTCCGGTGGGGATATCAATACCGGTGTTCCGGAATCTGATTTACAGGATGCTGAGCCTGATTTTCGCGGTATGAATTTGGTCGGTTATGACGCAATGGCTATCGGCAACCATGAGTTTGATAATCCACTGAGTGTGCTGCGCCAGCAGGAGAAATGGGCCACTTTCCCATTATTATCCGCCAATATTTATCAGAAAAGCACTCAACAGCGATTATTCAAACCTTACGCCTTGTTTGATAAGCAAGGTGTGAAAATTGCTGTAATTGGTTTAACCACCGATGATACCGCTAAGATCGGCAATCCCGAGTATTTCACCGATATCGAATTCCGCGTGCCTGCGACAGAAGCAAAGCAAGTTGTCGAGCAACTGAGAAAAACTGAAAAGCCTGACATTATCATCGCGGCGACTCATATGGGCCATTATGATGATGGCAAACACGGGTCGAATGCGCCGGGTGATGTCGAGATGGCGCGCAGTTTACCGGCGGGCTATCTGGATATGATTGTGGGTGGGCACTCACAAGATCCGGTTTGTATGGCCAGTGAGAACCATAAGCAGGCTGATT
The sequence above is drawn from the Yersinia enterocolitica subsp. enterocolitica genome and encodes:
- the galE gene encoding UDP-glucose 4-epimerase GalE, translating into MSILITGGAGYIGSHTVLTLLEQGRNVVVLDNLINSSAESLARVSKICGRKPNFYHGDILDRSCLKLIFSSHKIDSVIHFAGLKSVGESVEKPIEYYQNNVVGSITLLEEMCLANVKKLIFSSSATVYGEPEFVPLTEKARIGGTTNPYGTSKVMVEQILKDFSLAHPDYSITALRYFNPVGAHPSGLIGEDPNGKPNNLLPFITQVAIGKLSKLLVYGNDYDTPDGSGIRDYIHVMDLAEGHLSTLINLTSGFRIYNLGTGVGYSVLHMIKEFERITGKNIPFDIVSRRPGDIAECWASPELAHLELGWYAKRTLVDMLQDAWKWQKMNPNGYNC
- a CDS encoding MFS transporter encodes the protein MTDRSETELPPSVNTQPFDNTKVKRTSFSILGAISVSHLLNDMIQSLILAIYPLLQAEFSLSFAQIGLITLTYQLTASLLQPLIGLYTDKHPQPYSLPIGMGFTLSGILLLAVATTFPVVLLAAALVGTGSSVFHPESSRVARMASGGRHGMAQSIFQVGGNFGSALGPLLAAILIAPYGKGNVGWFSLAALLAIVVLLQVSKWYQQQQRATYGKVVKVSSAKILPKKTVISALAILMVLIFSKYFYLTSISSYYTFYLMHKFGVSVQNAQIHLFVFLFAVAAGTIIGGPLGDRIGRKYVIWGSILGVAPFTLILPYVSLYWTGVLTVIIGLILASAFSAILVYAQELIPGKVGMVSGLFFGFAFGMGGLGAAVLGYVADLTSIELVYQICAFLPLLGIITVFLPNIEDK
- a CDS encoding Wzz/FepE/Etk N-terminal domain-containing protein, which codes for MSDRSQGNDKKPSPFGKYILPSNKEEVDLIEIISIIFRSSKLIFIVLAIFTLVGGGVVFFSPKEWTSYAIVSVTSDGKMQPLESIESSLSVLNIDLNITADDLLMDFRKYYSSKDMLSKYMSKEKVNANNFAGVKGKNINSDSDVKGNYILTYSSNLEYGLKDVFTGYVNYINRKVNDNLNDQIKFTIDTAKKMATEEYNLALQQVENEHKIRIQRLEYAASIAKAAGLQKPAIGAFDISASSNNYPISMGYDLLNRQLEIERSITDLTSVNADLLNKKLYLNKITALQPVVIDVPTFNYLQEPSDPLQHSVPSEPILQNSRKGLLTIISFSFIGLIGSITFVLMRFFVRERHNSRLEPPKK
- the ybaL gene encoding YbaL family putative K(+) efflux transporter; the encoded protein is MHHSTPLITTIVGGLVLAFLLGSLAHRLRISPLVGYLAAGVLAGPFTPGFVADTSLAPELAEIGVILLMFGVGLHFSLKDLLAVKAIAIPGAVAQIAVATLLGMGLSHLLGWDLMTGFVFGLCLSTASTVVLLRALEERQLIDSQRGQIAIGWLIVEDLAMVLTLVLLPAFAGVMGNETTSLSQLFTELAITIGKVIAFITLMIVVGRRLVPWILAKTASTGSRELFTLAVLVLALGIAYGAVGLFDVSFALGAFFAGMVLNESELSHRAAQDTLPLRDAFAVLFFVSVGMLFDPMILLREPLAVLASLAIIIFGKSAAAFILVRMFGHSKRTALTISVSLAQIGEFAFILAGLGISLGLMSEHGRNLVLAGAILSIMLNPLLFTLLDRYLAKNETMEDLILEEAVEEEKQIPVDLCNHALLVGYGRVGSLLGAKLHAEGIPLVVIENSRPRVEALREQGINAVLGNAASADIMSLARLDCARWLLLTIPNGYEAGEIVASARIKRPDLEIIARAHYDDEVVYISDRGANQVVMGEREIANSMLNMLKIETLTEEDKRPLCPI
- a CDS encoding inosine/guanosine kinase; protein product: MKFPGKRKSKHYFPVNARDPLLQPAQTENEVSTSYIVGIDQTLVDIEAKVDEGFIARYGLSQGHSLVIEDEVAERLYQELTANGLITHEFAGGTIGNTLHNYSVLADDRSILLGTMCSNIKIGSYAYRYLCNTSSRTDLNYLQAVDGAIGRCFTLITDNGERTFAISPGQMNQLRPESIPEDIIAGASALVLTAYLVRCKAGEPMPAATMQAISYAKKYNVPVVMTLGTKYVIADNPQWWRDFLKENVSIVAMNEDEAYELTGLNDPLMASDMALNWVDLVLCTAGPNGLYMAGYTEEANKRQTQHPLLPGAIAEFNLYEFSRAMRKEHCDNPLRIYSHIAPYMGGPEKIMNTNGAGDGALSAVLHDIAANGFHRNNVPNSSKHVRSYLSYSSLAQVCKYANRVSYQVLNQHSPRLTRGLPEREDSLEESYWER